The sequence ATTCCTACACCTTTGAATATTATATACAAAATTATTTAGCAACTTCAATTTTTAATAAATTAGTTGTACCTGCTTCTCCAACTGGAGTTCCAGCTGTAATTACAACTACATCATCTTTATTAACATACCCTGCTTCTAGAGTTGCATTAATAGAATCTTGAATCATTTCATCAGTAGATTCTGTAATATCAGCCAAAATAGGCTTAACTCCCCAGGATAAAATTAATTTATTGAATACTCTTTGATTAGGAGTTACTGCAACAATTGGAGTAGATGGTCTATATTTAGATACCATCTTTGCAGTATATCCTGATTGAGTACTAGTAACAATTGCAGCAGCATCTAATTCATAAGCACTTTTGCAAGTTGCATAACTAATAGAATCAGTTATAGTATTTCTAGACTCTAATCCATCTCTATCCATTAATTGAGCATATTTTAATTGTTTTTCTGTTTCTATAGCAATTCTAGCCATAGTTGCTACAGATTCAACTGGATAATCTCCAGCAGCAGTCTCTCCAGATAACATTGTTGCATCAGTACCATCATAAATAGCATTAGCGACATCACTCGCTTCTGCTCTAGTTGGACGAGGGTTCTTCTGCATAGAATCTAACATTTGAGTAGCAGTAATAACTGGCTTTCCTGCTTTATTACATTTCTTAATCATCATCTTTTGAGCAGCTGGTACTTTTTCAGGTGGAATTTCTACACCTAAGTCACCACGAGCTACCATTAACCCATCTGCTACCTCTAAGATTTCATCAAGATTTTCTACACCCTCTTGATTTTCAATCTTAGGAATGATATGAATATCTGCATCTTCTTCTTCTAAAATCTCTCTAATTGCTAAAACATCAGATGCCTTACGAACAAAAGAAGCAGCAATAAAATCTACACCTTGCTCAATACCAAATTTAATGTCAGCAATATCTTTTTCAGTAATAGCTGGTAAATTAACAGCAACACCTGGTAGGTTAACACCTTTTCTAGATCCTAATTTACCACCATTAACTACATCACAAATAACATCTGTACTAGTAGTTGATTTAACTTTTAATCCAATTAAACCATCATCAATTAAGATAGTATCTCCAGCATTCATATCCTTAGGTAAATCTTTATATGTAACTGAAGTTCTGGTATTATCTCCCTCAATATCTTCTGTAGTTAAAGTAAACTCTTGCCCTCTTTCTAACATAACCTTCTCATCATTTACTAACATACCAGTTCTAATCTCAGGACCTTTAGTATCTAAAAGAATTGCAACTGGCTTACCCTTCTCTTTAGATAATTCTCTAATTGTTTTTACTCTTGCACCATGTTCTTTAAAATCACCATGGGAAAAGTTCAGTCTTGCTACATTCATACCTGCATCGATTAATTTAGATAATGTTTCTCTATCCTCACTTGCAGGACCTATTGTACATACAATTTTCGTCTTTCTCATTATTAATATTCCCTCCTCAATACTTACCCTCTTAATAATATTTATATTGATAAAATGTTAGCTAATTCATATAATTCTTCATCAAATTCTTTATTACCCTCAATAGCATCTCTGATCTCTGCTATTTCAACCTTATTATGTATTAACCCTACCATCTTATTTGTCTCTCCAGACAATAGCGCATTTACTGAAGCTGCTCCTAATCTACTAGCTAATAGTCTATCTCGACCAGTAGGTGAGCCACCACGTTGAATATGACCCAAAATAGAAACTCTTGTTTCAAATCCAGTTCTTTCATTAATTTCTTTACCAATTAAGAAAGCATTACTTTCATTAACATCTCTATTTGTAGTGAATTCTTGTCCATCCATCTCTACACCTTCAGCAACTAAGATAATACTATGAATCTTACCTTCTTCATATCCAGCTTGAATATTCTCACAAACTTTATCCATATCAAACTTCATCTCTGGAACTAAGATGGATTCAGCACCACCAGCTAATCCAGCAGCTAAAGTTAAGAATCCAGCATGACGACCCATAGCTTCGATAACAAAAGCTCTCTCATGAGAACTGGCTGTATCACGAATCTTGGAAATTGCGTCAATAATAGTATTCATTGCAGTATCATATCCAATTGCATCATCTGTACAGGCAATATCATTATCAATAGTAGCAGGAACTCCAATAGTTCTAATTCCAGTCTCTTCGTTTAATAGCATCGCTCCAGTAAAAGAACCATCTCCACCAATAACTATTAAACCTTCAACACCTTCTTTTTTAAGTTGTTCAGCAGCTTTTTGACGGCCTTCTTTAGTTCTAAACTCATCACAACGTGCAGAGCGTAAGAAAGTTCCACCTCGTTGAATAATATCACTAACAGAACTCTTATCTAACTTTACAAAATCACCATCAATAACTCCAGCATAACCTCTATTTACACCTATTACCTCTACACCATCATAAATCGCTTTTCTAACTACTGCTCTAACAGCAGCGTTCATCCCTGGTGCATCCCCACCACTAGTTAGCACAGCTATCTTCTTCATATAAACTCCTCCTTAAATCTTTAGGTCAATTTTTTATGTTTCATCTATAATTTTCTCTACATTTTCTTTAATTTGCCCCATAGCTCTAAACTTATTATATCTCATGTCTAATAATTCCTCTGGAGTAAATTTCTGTAGCGAATTTATTTCTTTTAAAATTTCTTCTTTTATTAATTTAGCACTAAGCTTGTAATCTTTGTGTGCCCCTCCTGGTGGTTCAGATATAATATCATCCACCACTCCTAAGTTAATTAAATCTTTAGCTGTAATCTTTAAAGCTTTAGCAGCAGTTTTTGCTTCTTTAGAATCTTTCCATAAGATTGCAGCACAAGCTTCTGGCGAACAAACAGAATAATATGTATATTCTAACATTAAAACTTTGTCACCTACACCTATACCTAAAGCACCTCCACTACCTCCTTCACCAACAACAATTACAATAATTGGAACTCTAATTCCAGACATCTCCATCATATTCTTTGCAATCGCTTCCGCTTGGCCACGTTCTTCAGCTCCAAGCCCAGGATAAGCACCTGCAGTATTAATTATAGCGATAATTGGTCGATTAAACTTTTCAGCCTGTTTCATCAATCTTAAAGCTTTACGATACCCTTCAGGATGTGCCATCCCAAAGTTTCTCTCAAGATTTTCTTTAGTTGTCTTACCTTTTTGATGTCCTAAAATAGTTACAGGAATATCATCAATCTTTCCAATCCCTCCAACTAATGCTTTATCATCTCCAAATTGTCTATCACCATGGAGTTCGATAAATTCATCACAAACTAGATTAATATAATCTAGTGTAGTTGGACGTTCTGGATGTCTAGCAATCTGTAACATTTGCCAAGGCTCTAACTGAGAAAATATTTCTTCTCGTAATGTTTCAGATCTTGTCTTCAATCTCTCTATTTCATCTGTTAAATCTATATCTTTTTCTTGCATAAACTCCTTAAGTTCATTCACTTTTTCTTCTAATTCAATAAGAGGTTTTTCAAAATCTAGATAATTATTAGGCATCTTGTTCACCTCTCAAATTATTTGGATAATGAATATCTAATATTTTAGCTAAGGTTGCTTTCAAATTAGATCTTTTAACTACTTTATCTATCATGCCATGCTCTAATAAGAATTCAGCAGTTTGAAAACCTTCTGGTAGATCACGATTAATCGTCTGCTTGATAACTCTTGGTCCAGCAAATCCAATCTTTGCTCCTGGTTCAGCAATATTAATATCACCTAAAGAAGCAAAACTTGCTGAAATACCACCATAAGTTGGATCAGTTAATATAGAAACAAATAATTCACCAGCCTGATCCAGCCTTTTTAAAGCAGCACTTGTCTTTGCCATCTGCATTAAAGAAAGCATTCCTTCATACATACGAGCACCACCGCCACCACCAGCAACAATAACTAAAGGAATCTCCTGATCAATAGCTCTTTCTATAGCAAGAGTAAGCTTCTCACCCACAACGGAATTCATACTCCCCATCAAGAACCTAGAATCAAGAGCAGCCAAAGAAACAGCATGTCCATCTATGCTGCCTATTCCACTAATTACTGCATCTTTTAATCCTGTTCGCTTTTGATACTTTTTAACCTTTTTCTCATAATTAGGAAAATCAAGTGGATTAGCTGCCTCTAAATCTACATCATACTCTTCAAAATTATTCTCATCTACTAATAATGATAATCTTTCAGTAGCAGTTAATCTAAAATGATAACCACAATTTGGACAAACTTTTAAACTCTCAGCCAATTTTTTATTAAAGATAATATCTTTACATTCTTTACACTTAGTCCACAAATCATCAGGCATCTCTCGCCTATCTTCTTTATTTTTTCTATTGTCTTTTCTTACGCTTTGACCTTTTCTCTCTACAGTTACATACTTAGATTTCCCAAAGAAATCCTTCAGCAATATCCTTCACCTCACTAAATTAAGGAATATCATTTATGTTTATTATTATTAACTAAATCTATAATTTCAAAACTATTATATGTAAATAAGATAAGTATTATTTTCAAATACTGGTCTTATTATAACACAAAATGAACAAATTGCAACTTTACTATACTAAATTTTCAGAATTTATTTATTTTTTAAACATAGCTATTACTGAAGGTGAAATTAAAAGAATATAAAGCTTATTAATTTAATATGAATTACTATTAATTTTATTAATTATTATTGAATTAGTCTTGGCTCATTATATACGAGCTAAAAATTACATTAATACCGAAGTTATAAAATCTATTATTAGAATTAAATTTGATAACTCAAATTCAAGTTAAAGCTAAGGTAAAAGGCAAAAATATTTTTCAGGGTAAAACTCCAAACTACTTCTTAGAAAAAATTCTTCTTAGGAAAGTACTTTGGTTAAAAAATTATCATCTATATAACTTTGTAATCTCTACTTATTAAAAATTCTACTTACTAAATTGTTCTCTATACTCAAAAAATCCATTAGTTTAGATTTGTAATATTCTTTCTTTAACTTTAGCTTAAAGGAAGTAATTGATTTATCTCTTCTTTCAAAATTAAGGTTGAGGTTGCGGATAATAAAATCATTTAAAGAATCTAAGATCTGATTATTAAGCCTCTTAACCTCTTCTAAATCATCTTCAATAATTCTATTGGAGGCTTCTATGGGAATAACTCCTGTAAGTAAATAATATAAGATTGCTGTTAAACTATAAACATCTGAATACTTTCCCTGTTCTGCCTTAGTTGAATAAAATTCTATCGGTGAAAAGCCAGGAGTTAATAAGATTTTCTTCTTTCTATTAAGCTTATAATTGATAGCAGATCCAAAATCAATTAGTATAGGTTTATCTTCAGAAATTATAATATTACTAGGCTTTATATCTCTATGGATAAATCCTAATTGATGAATACTATTAACCGCATCTAATAAAGGAAAAAATATTCTTTTCAAAAAAAGATCAAGGCTAAACTCTTCATCTGCATAATATTCTTTTAAATTTTTTCCTTTATAATACTTCATTACTAAATAGGCAGTATTATTCTCTTCAAAATAATCATAACACTGAGCAATATATTCATTCTCTAACCTCTTCATTAATCTACCTTCATCCAAGAATGCTTCTTTAGCTTTTCTAAATTTATCTTTAAATAAAGGATTATTACAAACAATACTTTTCCCATCTAAATCCCTTAAAGCTAGATTCCTAATAAAAAATTCTTTGATAACAACTTCTTTTTGATCTACTAAGTCATTAGCCAAATAAACTATAGACATATTACTCCTGTCAGCTAAACTTTTTTTAATTAGATACTTATCTTTTAACATAACTTCCTTAGGAAGATAAATATAATCTAATTCTTGACAATTATTTGTCACTTTTAGCTCCCCTTACTAAAAGAAGAATAAAAATTTCTTCTTTTTCTCTTTGGTTTCTTTTATTTTATCTTCAATTCTCTGACAATCCTTATCCTTATTTATTTCAGAATAGATATTATTGGCCTGTTCATAATTAGATATAGCTTCTTCATATTCTTCTTCTTTAAAGTTCTTATCAGCTATTGCTTCATATTCTTCTGCTTTAGTGTACTTTTGTACAATAATCGCATTATTGATTTTATAGTCTGTCTTTTCAATCCTTTTTGTCATATTTATCTTAGAATATATCTTTTTAGCTTGCCTATAATTAAAGATTGCTTCATCATAATTTTTCTCTTCTGACTGCATACACATATCGCCTAATTCTTCATACTCTCTAGCTTCTTTAGATAATTTTGTGATAGAAACTTTATTGATTTTATTATTAATTTTATTTATCTTTTCTGTCATATTTAATCCTGAATAAATTACTTTAGCTTCTAAGTACTTCAAATTAGACTGTTTAAAATCTTCTGCTTGGAATAAATTATCACCTTCTAATTCAATTGCTCTTGCTCTTTTGAGCTTATCTCCTTGCTGAATCATCTTTTCTGCTTCAATTATCCTCTCTTCTACTGCTTTTTCCTTCTGGGACAAATTATTCTTAGTATAGATCTGAAGTGCTATAGTATATTTTTCTTTAGCCAACATAAATTTATCTGATTTAAAGAAGACATCTGCTTCCTCTTCATATCTAACACCCTTCAGTATGATTTCAGATTTTGATATTTTACTTTCTATCTCCTCTAAACTATAATCTTTAATCTTTAAATAAGTTAATTGAGCCTTATTATATTTACTTAATGCTTTCTTATATTCTTGGCTATTAAATTTCTCATCACCTTCTTCTTCTAAATTCTGACCAGTAATGATCATTTTAATAGTATCTATTTTTTGCTTAATTGCTTCTAGCTTTCTTTCACTTTTAACTTGGGCATAAGTCAACTTTACTTGCTGATATTTCTTTAAAGCTTCTTCATACTGCTTTTCCTGATATAACTTATTTCCTTCTTTTTCATTCTTTATTGCTCCAGCCAATCTTTTTAGTTTCATCTTTTCCTTCTTAATTCTAGCTGTTTTCATTGCCTTTACATTTTTTATCTTTTTATAAGTAAAGAAACCTCCAGTTAAGATCAAAATAGGTATTAATATTGCAGCAATCTTCTTATAAGATCTCTTTTTACCTACCTTCTCTTTAAATGCTTTCTTAATAGCTAAAGAAACCATAGTATAATTGTCTAAAGTATTATTTGCTTTACTTAATATACTATCTTCTAAATTTTCTGTGATTTCTTCAACATCACTTGCTTCTTTTATTACATCTAAAATCTCATTATCTCTAGCATTTTCCCAAAAGCCAGAAGTACACATTAACAATGTATCATCATCCTTTAATTGCTGCTTTTTACTTACATTAATTTTAATTTTACCCTTTTGCCCCAAATAGTTAGTTAAATTATTCCTTTCTTTATGTTGATTTAATTCTTTCTCTCTTATTTTATCTACTTCTAACATCATTTGAGCAACACTCTGATCCTTAGTTTTAGTTAATATCTTCCCTTTTCTGAAATGATAGAGCCTTGTATTACCTACACTTCCTACCACAAAAGATGTATAATCACTTACAACAACTAATACTGTTGAATGTAATTTAATAATTCTACTTTCATTGATTAAAGCTTGATTAGCATGTTTTATATATCTCTTCACCGCTCTTCTCTTCATTGAAGGTTTTTCGGTAAATTCATTGAGTATACTTCCTGCTACAATCTCTGCACTTAAAATATCCTGAGCTGAATCTAATCCATCGGCTAATACCCAACATACCATATCATCAAGCTCTACATAAGCAAAGTAATCTCTATTCTTTTTAAAATTACCCGACTCAGTTACAAAATTTGTTAGGATCTTACTATTCTCTTTTCTCATTTTTTCCTCCCACTTATTTACCTTTTGAATTTATATCACTCTATGTTTTAAATTATGGAATCAGTCCATAATTAATGATTAATATACTATTAATTCCAATTGTAATCAAAGAAATATAGCTCTTAATCTCTATTAAGATTCTTAGTTTAAATAGCTTCTTTCAACTACCCTTTTACCAAATCTTGGGCAGAATCAGTTATCTTTATGATTCCTGCATAAGCACAATTTAACTTTGAGCTTTCTAATAAAGCAGGATTTCCTGCTACCTTTACATCCATCTTCCCATTAATCCAGGGAGTGACTATATTAGGTTGGCAAGGCATTGGCTTTAAATGACCATGATTTGCTGCTGTAGCTGCTGCTACCGTTGGATTGGACATACTCTTACACTTACCAAAAGGAGATATGTTAGTCATTGGCTGATTATCCATAATGCTAGCCATTAAATTACCTTGTAGTTTAATATTATGGCCTGCTACAACGGTCAAACTTCCTTCTTGGTCTCCTTGATTACATTGTAGCTTAGCACCTGAACAGACATATAATATACTTCCTTTACTACCTTGACTTGAAGTAATAGAAATCTCAACATCTTCAGGCATTTTGATCTTATTATTATCTTCACTACTTTTAGCAGCAACAGCTGTATTAGTAGCCCAAGAAGCACTGGCTGAATTATTAGTATCTGATTTTTCTTCCTGTTTAGCTTGCTCTGCTTTGGCTGCTTGCTCCTTAGGAAAGACTATCTTCTCACCAGCATAGATCCAGAGAAAATCTTCTTTAATTCTTTCTTCTTCCTTTAAGAATTTATTCTCTTCTAATCCTAAAACTTCACCTTGTTTTGCCTTCTCTCCATCACTTCTTCTAATTATCTCTCCAGCTTCTAGATAATAGGGTGCCTGATTGGCAATCCAAAGACCATAGTCTCCTTCTTGGAAGCCAAGAATAGATAAGGTTTCAGTTCTATTATCCTCTTCTAAGTAAGTAATATATAAGTTACCTTCTCCATCTTTAGTATACTTTCTACCTGCTTGATCTTGATAGCCTTTAATCACTATACTCTCTTTGCCGTGTGCGTACACTTTAGTTCCTATTGGTAATTTTTTGGCTTCTTCTTCACTAAAGTTGCTTCCATCTTCTTTCTCTAGCTCTGTCCAACGACTTCCATCTTCAAAAAAAGAAACGGCTACATCCCATAAAGTACCTCCCTCACCTAATGTGGACACCCAACGCTTATCATCATCTTCTTCTATAATTGGAGTTATAGTTTGAGTTTTGATATAATCTTGGTCTATCTTAACCTTCCCTCTACCTTTAGATAGAATCTCATCTATATTTATATTATCAAGGTCTATTCCTTCAGGATTTAACTCGCCTTCAAATCTGCTCCCTAATATAACCTCTCCTTTATCTGGTATATTTATCCCATAATCTCCATCACTGAAGTCTTTTATAACCAAGCTATTAAAATCTTTATAACCTATATAATGATACTCTATTTTTAAAGAAGGATATACCTTAATATCCATATTACCTATTATAGAATTAGGATTACCTTTCTTAGAAAAACCAAAGTTATAAGTATAGATTAATTCTAAGGTTCTGCCATCATCTTTTTTAATCGTCTCTCGATAATTTAATTGGTCTGAATTATCACTAAATACTTTAGTTATCATTGAGCCTATACGCCAAAAGAAGTTTTTATTTTTCTTCTTCCCTTTTTCAATTCTACTTAGTGAAGTCCCAATTTCTTCACCATTTATTATTATCTTCCCATTTGGATTACTGACTTTTTGTTCGGATTGTTCAAGATTGTTATTTTTCCGTTTTGTGTAGCTATAAGAATGATTAGTCCCTACCCAGAATTCAAATTTGTCTAGTGTTCCTTCTGGAAGATTATTTTTATTTGCACTTCCATAAAAGATACTATTATTAGGTTTATACTCTTCATTTGGGAATCTTACATCTGTAACTTCATTTGCATTTGAACCTAACATAAATCGCCCCAGCAAATTACCAAACAAATACACCGACGTTGAAGAAGCAGCTGAAGAACTTGCCATATATAAAATCAAATAATCCCCTCGTGGTGAGATTCCCACTTTATATGGCCCTTTATTATGCTCATTATTATATTTTATAACTTCTTCTATAGATATAAAATCACCTATATAGTCTTGATTGGATTTTAACCTACCTCTACGTTTCTCTAATTTTACAACCCCTTTTTCTTTAGCTACTTCACTTAATTTAATTTTTTTAACTCTAAATAAATCACAATCTATAGTACCTCCAAAAGTTCTATCTCCAAAAACAATCGAATTTTTTGATGTTAAATATGTATTTTTAGTATTATCATATATATCAGATAATTTTTCTATCAATAATTCTACATAATCTACTCTTGTTTTATCGGATTTATAAGGATAACCTATAGTTATTTGCCTTGCTTTAACTTCTCCGTCTTTCCTTTTCTTTTCTCCTTCATAAATAATCATAGCATATTTCTCTTTTTTAGGGGAACTCAATGATGTTTTATTAGATTTATCATCTTCTAGGTCCTTTATATATTCTTCTAACTCCTGCTTACCCTCCTCATCAAAATAAGCAATAAAATCTGCAATATTTTCTATCTTGGCACCATTATCCAACATATTTTGCACTAAAGCACTAATATCATCTATATCTCCATGCAATTTTATTAAACCTTCAAATTTAGTCTCTCTTTTTTCAGTAAATATTAGGTCTTTTCGCAAAAAATTTAATTGTGTTGCCAAAACTCCAGCTTCTGCAACCTGTCTTGTAACATAGTTTCCTTCTTTTGTATTTACGGCTAAATGAGCAAAAAGCTCCGTAACAGATGAACCTTTTCTAGGTTTAACATTTTTACGTTTAATTTTGTTTTCAAATTTACCAAAAAGTTGAACATTCCCCCA is a genomic window of Orenia marismortui DSM 5156 containing:
- the pfkA gene encoding 6-phosphofructokinase, with amino-acid sequence MKKIAVLTSGGDAPGMNAAVRAVVRKAIYDGVEVIGVNRGYAGVIDGDFVKLDKSSVSDIIQRGGTFLRSARCDEFRTKEGRQKAAEQLKKEGVEGLIVIGGDGSFTGAMLLNEETGIRTIGVPATIDNDIACTDDAIGYDTAMNTIIDAISKIRDTASSHERAFVIEAMGRHAGFLTLAAGLAGGAESILVPEMKFDMDKVCENIQAGYEEGKIHSIILVAEGVEMDGQEFTTNRDVNESNAFLIGKEINERTGFETRVSILGHIQRGGSPTGRDRLLASRLGAASVNALLSGETNKMVGLIHNKVEIAEIRDAIEGNKEFDEELYELANILSI
- the accA gene encoding acetyl-CoA carboxylase carboxyl transferase subunit alpha; translation: MPNNYLDFEKPLIELEEKVNELKEFMQEKDIDLTDEIERLKTRSETLREEIFSQLEPWQMLQIARHPERPTTLDYINLVCDEFIELHGDRQFGDDKALVGGIGKIDDIPVTILGHQKGKTTKENLERNFGMAHPEGYRKALRLMKQAEKFNRPIIAIINTAGAYPGLGAEERGQAEAIAKNMMEMSGIRVPIIVIVVGEGGSGGALGIGVGDKVLMLEYTYYSVCSPEACAAILWKDSKEAKTAAKALKITAKDLINLGVVDDIISEPPGGAHKDYKLSAKLIKEEILKEINSLQKFTPEELLDMRYNKFRAMGQIKENVEKIIDET
- the accD gene encoding acetyl-CoA carboxylase, carboxyltransferase subunit beta, whose product is MLKDFFGKSKYVTVERKGQSVRKDNRKNKEDRREMPDDLWTKCKECKDIIFNKKLAESLKVCPNCGYHFRLTATERLSLLVDENNFEEYDVDLEAANPLDFPNYEKKVKKYQKRTGLKDAVISGIGSIDGHAVSLAALDSRFLMGSMNSVVGEKLTLAIERAIDQEIPLVIVAGGGGGARMYEGMLSLMQMAKTSAALKRLDQAGELFVSILTDPTYGGISASFASLGDINIAEPGAKIGFAGPRVIKQTINRDLPEGFQTAEFLLEHGMIDKVVKRSNLKATLAKILDIHYPNNLRGEQDA
- a CDS encoding serine/threonine protein kinase; this encodes MTNNCQELDYIYLPKEVMLKDKYLIKKSLADRSNMSIVYLANDLVDQKEVVIKEFFIRNLALRDLDGKSIVCNNPLFKDKFRKAKEAFLDEGRLMKRLENEYIAQCYDYFEENNTAYLVMKYYKGKNLKEYYADEEFSLDLFLKRIFFPLLDAVNSIHQLGFIHRDIKPSNIIISEDKPILIDFGSAINYKLNRKKKILLTPGFSPIEFYSTKAEQGKYSDVYSLTAILYYLLTGVIPIEASNRIIEDDLEEVKRLNNQILDSLNDFIIRNLNLNFERRDKSITSFKLKLKKEYYKSKLMDFLSIENNLVSRIFNK
- a CDS encoding PP2C family protein-serine/threonine phosphatase, translated to MRKENSKILTNFVTESGNFKKNRDYFAYVELDDMVCWVLADGLDSAQDILSAEIVAGSILNEFTEKPSMKRRAVKRYIKHANQALINESRIIKLHSTVLVVVSDYTSFVVGSVGNTRLYHFRKGKILTKTKDQSVAQMMLEVDKIREKELNQHKERNNLTNYLGQKGKIKINVSKKQQLKDDDTLLMCTSGFWENARDNEILDVIKEASDVEEITENLEDSILSKANNTLDNYTMVSLAIKKAFKEKVGKKRSYKKIAAILIPILILTGGFFTYKKIKNVKAMKTARIKKEKMKLKRLAGAIKNEKEGNKLYQEKQYEEALKKYQQVKLTYAQVKSERKLEAIKQKIDTIKMIITGQNLEEEGDEKFNSQEYKKALSKYNKAQLTYLKIKDYSLEEIESKISKSEIILKGVRYEEEADVFFKSDKFMLAKEKYTIALQIYTKNNLSQKEKAVEERIIEAEKMIQQGDKLKRARAIELEGDNLFQAEDFKQSNLKYLEAKVIYSGLNMTEKINKINNKINKVSITKLSKEAREYEELGDMCMQSEEKNYDEAIFNYRQAKKIYSKINMTKRIEKTDYKINNAIIVQKYTKAEEYEAIADKNFKEEEYEEAISNYEQANNIYSEINKDKDCQRIEDKIKETKEKKKKFLFFF
- a CDS encoding DUF4280 domain-containing protein; its protein translation is MGVLDIDVPPIPGKEGTYEYDNGNIIYKVKGQIDGTIVAPYIPPKKDSREKLEDYNKRITADVNRVIGEIETSKDEVDAKARKHAINSTYELGDTGLTFASAFKKAEKLFSGSKGELTKKDISIPGIMVKSANAGIEEIKRDIVGDLEEGFSLGDFFAKYGPALNEAIWTFGYGYGKNGLTNRHLLYMVYLVKKNNILNAFAAEIMEMTMVKGLYILHEAILVSNPNIKAKDGFFKQVKKYSKAIGKETMDLLKAIQGLFWIFVAGAVSDLIKEKVDNTIFSGCDKAIKGLLGIKDDNQKSIKQQEINKDYTESFEEVYNQYYQQLDQVLKTSLADVKNMEIDLGEELGDAFGDFLEKLKNRYSIISKIFGADKAYTVYDMQNIGDNGIKVVKEEKIDGPGIGYGTKIVIGEGAVQWGNVQLFGKFENKIKRKNVKPRKGSSVTELFAHLAVNTKEGNYVTRQVAEAGVLATQLNFLRKDLIFTEKRETKFEGLIKLHGDIDDISALVQNMLDNGAKIENIADFIAYFDEEGKQELEEYIKDLEDDKSNKTSLSSPKKEKYAMIIYEGEKKRKDGEVKARQITIGYPYKSDKTRVDYVELLIEKLSDIYDNTKNTYLTSKNSIVFGDRTFGGTIDCDLFRVKKIKLSEVAKEKGVVKLEKRRGRLKSNQDYIGDFISIEEVIKYNNEHNKGPYKVGISPRGDYLILYMASSSAASSTSVYLFGNLLGRFMLGSNANEVTDVRFPNEEYKPNNSIFYGSANKNNLPEGTLDKFEFWVGTNHSYSYTKRKNNNLEQSEQKVSNPNGKIIINGEEIGTSLSRIEKGKKKNKNFFWRIGSMITKVFSDNSDQLNYRETIKKDDGRTLELIYTYNFGFSKKGNPNSIIGNMDIKVYPSLKIEYHYIGYKDFNSLVIKDFSDGDYGINIPDKGEVILGSRFEGELNPEGIDLDNINIDEILSKGRGKVKIDQDYIKTQTITPIIEEDDDKRWVSTLGEGGTLWDVAVSFFEDGSRWTELEKEDGSNFSEEEAKKLPIGTKVYAHGKESIVIKGYQDQAGRKYTKDGEGNLYITYLEEDNRTETLSILGFQEGDYGLWIANQAPYYLEAGEIIRRSDGEKAKQGEVLGLEENKFLKEEERIKEDFLWIYAGEKIVFPKEQAAKAEQAKQEEKSDTNNSASASWATNTAVAAKSSEDNNKIKMPEDVEISITSSQGSKGSILYVCSGAKLQCNQGDQEGSLTVVAGHNIKLQGNLMASIMDNQPMTNISPFGKCKSMSNPTVAAATAANHGHLKPMPCQPNIVTPWINGKMDVKVAGNPALLESSKLNCAYAGIIKITDSAQDLVKG